GCAAGAATCTGCTGTGATGTCAGCGTTAGAGAGCTGCTTGAATGAGCATTCGGGTGAGTATGTTCGTATCGTGGGCATTGATACGAAGGCGAAGCGGCGGGTGCTGGAATCGGTGATTCAAAGACCCTAGCGTTCTGTTATCTGAGCGCTGATGGAGATGCCCATGAATCAGGTCCAGATGAGCGGGGATGTGGTTGTTGATGGAGATGTTGCGATCGCAACCAATGTCCTCCTCCTCGCCGATCCCGGCAGTCGGTTGGTGATTGGTGCGGGTGTTTCCATTGGCACCGGTAGCATTATTCATGCCCATCACGGCACCTTAGCCATTGGTGAAGGGGCAACCCTCGCCTCTGAAGTGTTAGTGGTGGGCAAAGGCCGGATTGGTAGCCGAGCTAACATCGGCCCTAAAACTACAATATTCAACGGCAACGTCGAGCCGGGACAGGTGATTCCCGCCGGTTCACTGTTGGGTGAGTTAGGTCGTCAAAGTGCTGCATCCCCCGACGCCACGGTTGCACCGCCTGAAGAACCTGCTAGATTTAATGAACCGGCCCCGCCGAATGGGTTAGTTTCGGGGTACTCGACCACATCTTTAGCGCAGACCTCCGTGGTCTTTGGGCGAGATCATATCGAACGCATGTTGAACAAACTGCTACCCCATCGGCCCGGTTCATAACCCTTCTGAGATCTTCCATGACCGGACAGGAGCAGACCCAAAATCAATGGCGTGATACAGCCTTAGGATTAGTCTCGACCCAGAGCTTCCCGGCCATTGTGGGTATTGCCGACACGATGCTAAAGTCTGCCAGCGTTGCCCTAATTGGGTATGAAAAAATTGGAGGCGGCTACTGTACCGCCATTGTGCGGGGACGCACCGCTGATGTGCGTTTAGCCGTCCAGTCTGGTGTTGAGATGGCTGAGCAGTTTGGACAGAGAGCCACCAGTTTAGTCGTGCCTCGCCCCTTGCCTAATTTAGAAGCGGTATTGCCCATCAGCGGTCGTCTGTCGCAGCTTGCTCAGGGCGGCGGCAATAGTCAGTTGAGCCATCTAGCTGTGGGGCTACTAGAAACCCGAGGATTTCCGGCGATGGTAGGGGCTGCCGACGCCATGCTAAAGTCTGCCGACGTGCATTTAGCGGCTCACGAAAAAATTGGATCAGGGTTGTGTACTGCTATTATTCGCGGAACGGTGGCGAATGTGGCCGTCGCCGTTGATGTAGGGATGCATGAAGCCGAGCGTATTGGTGAACTCACCGCCGTCATGGTCATTCCTCGACCGCTGGACGATCTCGAACAGACCTTACCGATTGCGAGCTGCTGGATTGAGAAGCCGATGGAGATTCCATTAAAGATCGAAGAGAAGGTACAAGAGACCGAAGAACTCTTGATTGCATTGCCTGATCTGCAGCAGCTTCAAATTCCAGACGATCGCTAGCCAAATTCCTATATCTGCGCTTCGCTCTAGCTATCTGGGGGCGGATTCACCCCCAGATAAAAGACAACTAGAATAGGAGCGTCAGTCAATTTTGGATTTGTCAGCCATGAATGCAAGTAAGGTTGGCCGACGCGGGCAAATCACAATCCCGCATGGGACTTGTCAGGCACTAGATATACAAGAGGGAGATTGTCTTGCTTTTGTTTACAGGGGGGATGAAGTGATCCTGTAGCCTTTGAAGCGCACCCTATCAGATTTTCGAGGCAGTGTTACAGTCTCTGGTCCTCAGGGCTTTGACGCGATTCGACAACAGGTGCCAATCTCTAAAGCTTTGACTGCACGGTAGACTCAGAATAGCAGCAGGGTACTTTAAAGACAGAAACACATGGCACATAGAGAAGACTGACGCCCATAAACATGGACAGTAAAGATCAATATACTCAAGAATTTCGTTCTGCAACGGAGTTCCCGAAAACTATAGATGGGCTGGATAGCTCTGAAGCAGATTTGATGTATCGAGAGATAAGGGCTTACCTCGTACGTACAAACCGAAGCCAAGGACAGCTGAAACGGTACAACAACGACTATAGAAGCGATATTAAAATCTATAAGACTGAGATAACAGAGCTTCAAAACACTACCAGTCGTCTCCAGCTTGCCATTAACAGCCTTGCCGCTCAAAAACAAGAAATTTTTCAAGAAAAAGTTGAAGCTATCAATTTACTTGAGGAAGAGATAGGTAACCTCAGCAGCCATCTAGATACTTTGTCAAATGCGTTTGACGGTATCGTTGGTTTTGACTCTCCAAACGCCCAATGGGGATCTCAAAGTTTCACTCAGAGAGTCTTTGCATTTCTG
The Acaryochloris thomasi RCC1774 genome window above contains:
- a CDS encoding carbon dioxide-concentrating mechanism protein CcmK, which translates into the protein MTGQEQTQNQWRDTALGLVSTQSFPAIVGIADTMLKSASVALIGYEKIGGGYCTAIVRGRTADVRLAVQSGVEMAEQFGQRATSLVVPRPLPNLEAVLPISGRLSQLAQGGGNSQLSHLAVGLLETRGFPAMVGAADAMLKSADVHLAAHEKIGSGLCTAIIRGTVANVAVAVDVGMHEAERIGELTAVMVIPRPLDDLEQTLPIASCWIEKPMEIPLKIEEKVQETEELLIALPDLQQLQIPDDR
- a CDS encoding AbrB/MazE/SpoVT family DNA-binding domain-containing protein; this translates as MNASKVGRRGQITIPHGTCQALDIQEGDCLAFVYRGDEVIL